In Carassius auratus strain Wakin chromosome 37, ASM336829v1, whole genome shotgun sequence, the DNA window TGCTAATGTAAAGGACCACTGTAGAATGGATCTGATCCCTGAGGTGTTGACAGGCTGATAGACAGCTTACTCAGGCTGTAGCTAGTAATGCTCAGTAATGACCTCACTCCACCATTCTGACCGACTCTCACCCAGTCAATGTTTAAAAAGTTGCTGACTTTGGGTAACAGCCCAAAGAGCACAGCCCTGAGTCACCTTGCACGCTGGAATACTGGCATGGTGCTTTCTTAATATTGTTGCTGTCTTTAATGTACATTTTCTCATTTGTTAAACTAGATTAAATCatcttcaaaatgtcattttcctGATTTGAGCTATGTTGAAGCCATATATCAAggaataattcatccaaaaacaaaaaaataattgacacccttcacaaggagccacaaacattcattgccaaagaagctggctgttcacagagtgctgtatccaagcatgttaacagaaagttgagtggaaggaaaaagatgcacaaccgaGAAACCACAGCCGTAAGAGGATTGTCAagtaaaatcgattcaagaatttgagtgaccTTCACGAGGAGTGGACTGATGCTTTGGGTTAAGGCATACAGACCTGTCAagaaatttggctacagttgtcgtattcctttTGTTAAGCCGCTcctgaggcatcttacctggcCTAAGGAGAAGAACaaatggactgttgcccagtggtccatgGTCCTCTTGCTCAGGTGAGagcaagttttgcatttcatttggaaaccaaggtcttagagtctgaaggaagggtggagaaactcatagcccaagtttcttgaagtccagtgttaaatttTCACATTCTGttatgatttggggtgcaatgtcatctgctggtgtcggtccattgtgttttttgaaaaccaaagtcactgcacctgtttaccaagtaattttggagcacttcaagcttccttctgctgaccagctctttgaagatgctgatttcgtattccagcaggatttgtccacactgccaaaagcaccaaaagttggttaaatgacaatGGTGTTGCTGTGCTtcactggccagcaaactcaccagacctgaaccccatagacaATCTATGGGGTATTTTCAAGAGGAAAAGGAGAataaagagaccaaaaaatgcagacgAGCTGAAGGCCacggtcaaagaaacctgggcttccataccacctcagcagtgccacaaactgatcacctccatgtcacgTCGAATTGAGAAAGTAATTAAAGTACATTACATTACAGTAAATTacctttccagaaggccaacaattcactaaaaaatttttatttttatttattggtctTGTGAAGTATTCTAATTAGTTGAGATAGGGAattgatgggtttttgttaaatgtgagccaaaatcatcacaattaaaagagccaaagacttcttcagtctgtgtgcattgaatttattaaatacacaattttcacaatttgagttgaatttccatgacattctaatttactgagatgcacataACTCTGGCTAGAGTTATGTGCTGTACCTGTATGTATGCATCTATATAtgcaaaacaatatatttaaattacttttttttgtcaCTTGACCATACAATAAGTGAATGGGGTCTAATGTTGCTTTTATTTGACAGAAAagtcttcaaaatataattttgttttccaaacaacaaagaaaatcagctttggaatgacataaggttgagtaaattatAGTATTtctatttttggctgaactattcctttaaatctctGTTTTTATTCATCTGGCTCATTGTAAAATGTCAGGTagagttcattcattcattcattcattcattactaaGCATTGTTTCACATTAACTGATGAATACGCTTCATCAGTCACAGGATAAGACTATCCCTGCTGATTAAGCTTGCAAAGCATCCCGCCGTGCAGCTAGTGAATTGCTGATGAGAGTCGCTTCACTGCTGCTGTcaatcacaatcactgtgtgaatgTAAAGAGGAACAACTGTGGAATAAGAGATGGCAGAACAGTACCACAACTGACAATCTTTCCAAGAGGCTCTGCAGCACAAAAAAGACATCAGCATCCTTCCTGCCAAATGATAAGACCAGATGCAGCATGGTACACAACACCTCCGATTACACCACACTACAACAGACCAACTTCTCTAGCCAGAGTTCTTGTTTTTACAGCTCCCAAAACATGAAGATTCATTGCTCGCAGTATTAACTCAGTAACAAAAGATTAGACACGATTGAAAATGTACTAATACAGCCTGGGACAAAATTTAATTTCAGGGAACACCCCAATATCTACAACTGATAAAGCCAGTTGAACGAGAGACAAATGAAAACTGAAGCCCAGCTGATGAACAAATGAGCTCTAGATGAACGATCAACAGTAAAAATGATTTTCATATCGTTTCAGCCCTGTCACAATGCTGACCTGCAGTTGCATTAAACACGATTGCGAAAGCTACCCTGTcgacatataaaaaatattaattgcaaaaTACAGTTTCTACCATTGTAATAAGTATGGTTGCAAATACCGATCATGTCAAAAATAAACAAGCATCTGTCacaaaatgttgaaaaaacacAGAATATGATTTACAAAGCAAACTAAGATAAGAACATATCAAAGTCAACTGATCTGCTAGATAAGGCACTGCTCCACGTATGCAGGATTACTGGTTTCATAATTGTTCTGACAGTAACCTATTCTATTGAAGAGAGGGCAGCAATAAAACAAACCCCACACTGAGCATGACAGAGACACCAATAACAGCTACTAAAAATGACACTGAAATGCTGTATTAGACAATAAAGGCAAGCAATGTCATTTTCAAAGCAACCTTTAATGAATCTTGCTTGGTAAGTACTAGGGTTAGTCACAGACCATACATCATTCCAACATAAGataattattaaaggggggggtgaaatgctatttcatgcatactgagttttttacactgttaaagagttggattcccatgctaaacatggacaaagtttcaaaaattaagttgtatgtttgaaggagtatttttgttccaaaaatactccttccggtttgtcacaagtttcggaaagtttttttcgagtatggctctgtgtgacgttagatggagtggaatttccttatatgggtcctaaggacacttctgccggaagagcacgtgctcccgtatagcgaggctgagcagcacagacatttcactaatcagagcgattcactgatcagagcgagagcgtcgcgaaaagtcacaaaagaagtgtgtttttggttgccagggcaaaacaaccctgcacagattaccaaaaaaagccagcattaagggaccagtggatagagtttatttttacagagcatcaacagagttgtgcaagtgtttttgtttgttccctgcatttcgaagatgcttgttttacaaacaaggcccagtttgacgacggatttgcgtatcgtttatttcttaaggatgatgcaatcccaatgaaaaagggtcacgatcgtgtgttggaaccgcaggcggtgagtaaaactgcttcaaatatctctgcctccttgttagtgcctcccctcccatgccggagacccaggttcgagccccgctcggagcgagtcgttgctgctgctgctctcgttcagtttcagcctcgggatctgattctggatcataaataaacggctgaatctgactgtaagccatggtttgttttggatgatggtttttttccctcacggtaatgtcacagcttccaaacgctctcaacgcaaaagcctactggcactcgtgattctttagctccggccacacgtcacgcctccagccggtcatgtttttccgggaaaaatcggtacagactatctttctcttatgaatataataaaactaaagactttttggagttatgaaggatgcagtactactctataggtactcaagattaacaggatattgagtgaaaacgtgcatttcaccccccctttaatgattaTAAATTAGGCTCAGTATAGTACTGTCAAATGCAAAATGCATATCACAGGGACTGTCATCAGTCCATACTGCTGTACAAAGGCAAAATGCAGTAGCTACATATTTGCTCAAAACTAAAATCTGTAGATGTACTGTGACAGACAGGTTTGCTTTACAtcgctaattaaaaaaataaaataataatagtaataataaaaaatgttgtttcagTTAATGCCTTTGTGAGACCGACATGGTAAAGGTGAACATTGTGATTGACCGTCCGTTAACAATGATAAACACTTACACATCTTATTCACATTTTGATGATGCTTCACAGAAATATTCTGTACCTTAGCAAACTGCATTACCATTGAATCTATCCTCACTCAGACCTGGACATGAAGTGCGGTAGCTGTACACAAGTGTCCACCGAGACAGTTTCAAGGACTAAAGGTCATGTGCACAGTTAGACTGCAGTTTCTCACTTGGGGGGGAAAAGTTCCAATCCAATATTCCCTTGTGCCTGTTCTCCCCATATGAAACCACTCTTACAGGTTTTTAATTCCCATGTGTGCAACTAACTTTTTTTGTTCTTCAATATTAGTGCATGTTATAAAATAGTGAAAGACCAGATATGGATGGAGCACTGCAACCAAcacatgattaaaacattttaacaggtTGTGCATGTATAAGATGAAACTCGTTTTCttttaaatctaaaaacattttcCAACAATGGAATTATAGCCAGTCTTTTGGCTAAAAATAGCCTTGTACACTTTCTTCAGTACTGTAAGtacctttttctctttttaacaCTCAAGTGCTGAACATTGGAACGTGCTGACTCAGGCCCCCAAAACAGATAGGAAGAGATGAACCAGCGTATTTTGACCCATCTGATTCACTGCATCAATGTAGCATTTCTGCCAAAGTGACTGAAATCTAACACAGTTCCAAATGACGTACATAACGCAGCATAGTATAAAGGTGGTCCCAACATATCCAGAGAGCCTCTTTTGCTGTATTCTGCTTGTGGTtctacaaatgtgtttgtatctactgaatattatacaaaaaacatcaataaaagtGATACCATAGCAGATTGTTTAGCAACTTGGTCCACAAAGCAGCAGAGCATCCGATGAAGCCCTCAATTTCTCTATTTTTAATTCCTCTTGTGCTGAAGAGCAAAACCTCATTAGTACTTATTAATTCCAAAGAGACGGACCCCGTGGAACTGAGGCAGTTTGGGGACAAGCACAGTGAGCAGGGAAATTGTGTTGATGATGAAGTGGACCCTGTCATACTTTGTATAGAAACTGGTCAGGAAATACCTGTAGAGGGGAAGGACAAGATCAAGTCAGATGTCTGATAGCAACATGAGAGGCATAGATACAGAAGCTACAGAAGTTGCTCAAGCAAGCACAGCATAAGACTGCATCTAATGGAAACACAGGATGTGGTTTCTTCATGCTGCAACAGAATACTTTTCACAcatacactgccgttcaaaagcttgggatcagtaagacttgtaatgtatttaattctttaaaaaaacattacaagtctgaTTCTAAACTTTTGATCGGTAGTGGATATATAAAAAGATTAGTATAAACAATAGAAAATCAgatcaatataaaaacagatacaGTTACTTTCTTAATGAACATTTCTAGTATTGTGCATGctattctaaagaaaaaaaatgtttatatgtaacataatatttaatatacagtgcacagcataaaaaaaaaaaaaagcgcaggAGAAATAACATGCAAGTCTCTCAGAGCCAGCAACAGCTATGAAAACAGTGACACTTTATCTCACAGAGTATGACGCAGCCTGCAGAAGAGACATGCATGGCTGTTGTCACCACTAGAGTTACCTACTGTAGCCAAAGCAAAATAAACTCATTTAACCTATTTCAAggccaaaatgtacaaaatggaGACTCCTGGGAATCCATTCTCTGGTCTAAAGAGACTCGGATCCAAAAGCATCCCAAATGTTCTGGTGTTGTTAGAGGAGAAGTACAGTGCAGAGTTTGTGAGCGGAGCGAGGAGTGGAGCGGCGTGATTTTGCCTGGAGCTAGGAGCAGATTTTTTGAAAGTTGGAGCCTTGAGGTTTTCATTCACTCGAGAACGCTCCGCTACCACTCCATCACGAGCACAAATAAGGCAAAATCACGCATTAAACAGAATTACTTAGCTTGACAGATATGTGGATCACATACAAAGATTAAaagggtgatggacgagtgcgtTTTAAGTTGTACAGTTTGTTAATCTCCGCTCGAAACTAATGTGCTGCTACATTGCTGCACACAGACAGAGCACACAAGCTCACACATAACATACAGACCGTAAGCATACATTCAGGaatgaagaaaaactgaaaagttaCAGCATATTCTGTTTCTGAAGTAACTACCCTCAGCATCGCTATAGTAGAGAGAGACGTTGCACACAGTATGCTAAGCGAGATAAGCAGTCCTTTAACATGGACTTGGGCTAATTGTAGGTGTCCAATAAACCATATTAAAACTATTCTTctattattatgcatttatttttcgtTTAATATAACCGGTGAACccggagcggagtgattattgATTGCTTGGAGcacggaggggaaattgttggcgctccactccactcacatactctggtAAATCGAAAATTGCTTGGTACTCACAGTGACTTTCAGTGGTAGTAAAGCTTTTATATAGGGATGAATAAATGCTGAAGGTTTAAGGTAGTTGTGCTTTATCAATGCTGGCATGAATTCACACACTACTGTGTGCTGTAACACAAAAACTTGAAACAGAAGATGCGATCCTCCCCTCATTCCCTGCATTATTGGGCCTTTTTTCAGCATGACAAATATATTGATTCTCCCAAGGTGAAAATCCTTCAGCGGACATGTATTTCACTCAATCTTAACACTCTTGAGCAGCTGTGGGGGATTCTGTAGAGACGAGGGGAGCAAAACCCTCCATTAAAGACCAGAGCATTTAAGGAGGTCGTCCAGGAGTTAAACAGGACAGATGTGAAAATCTGTCATGAACTTGTACACTCAGTGCCAAGAAGGGTCAGAGCAGTATACTTTAATTCTGGAAGACATACTAAGTACtagaatattatacattttctcaattaAATCTAGGGCGTATTTACTTTACGTAATTGTCTTATCTTACAGAAAATAATGgcatgcattttgttgtttttattaagcatatgtttaatatttttcaattttgcAATCTTTACATGAATTATATTAGTgatcattaataaaatacatcttttatatttatttagaggaggtgtactcatttatgctgtccactgtaatataatataatataaaaacatttattgaaattCTTTTTTACATCAATACAGGCTATTAGATACTATTATTACACAGCTCTATGGATAACAGGAAGTATTAAACATCCAGGTTTTGAGGCTGGCACATTGTTCATGTCTTTCATATTACACCACTGTGCACTCTTGTTTTATTCAAATGCAACAGTTATCATCCTGAACCACTGATATTAACTGTATCTACTGTAAAACGAAAACAGCAGACTTCACTATTAATAGTAGGCCTTGTTGTCAGAATTATTGTTTTGTACTGGATTTAAgataataaacatattatataaaacactttcttttcaaataacattttatgttgtcGTGTTTCTTTTTGCAATGAAAAGTAGTGTAATTAGTTATACAACTGTACGTAATGCCTTAAATGTCTGTCTTGTCTGAACTTCATCTAGGCTCAAAGCCTAGTTTCTTTGAGGAAGCTTTGCATTTAaagaaaaagcaataaaatataactCAAAACAAGATTTCATCCATCATTTACATATTTGCCAAGTAGTGGTGTAATAAGCAGAATAATATAGATCCAGACGGTTGTTATGTCAAAATAAACCCCTTCAGGGTGATGCAAAAGTGCTTCGCTTCGTGTCAGGGTCTTGATCACCATGTGAGGGTTTATTTTGCAAAAACAATGGATgtgcattattgttattattacttttttatagtataaaaacactttttattcaaattaaacttGAACTGGCAACTAATTTAAATTGAAGTTGTAGTTTACTTAATAAATAGATTAAAGCTAAAGAGAAACAGAATAGAACTAGTTAGAAATATTAGTAAATACCATAATACTGTATTAATAATACCAAAACACtgctaaatacatatatacatacatatatatatatatatatatatatatatatatatatatatatatatatatatatatatacacacacacacacacacacatatatatatatacacatatatatacacacatatatatatatatatatatatatatatatatatatatatatatatatatttttttttttttttttttttttacaatatcttGTCGCTTTGAAATAAAATCTCTCATTGAAACTGATAGATATATCCTCACAATATGAGAGAATACAACACAAGAGAGAAGAAAAGAGCAAATGACAGTCAGGACTAACTAACGGTTTCTAAATCCATCTCTCCTTGCCAGCGGACACCACAGGAAATCAGCATCACTGCCTCTTGCTCATGGTCATGCAGAGCAAGCTGTTAAAGCTTTCCCAGTGCGTGTGCAGAACACAACCAAAAGGGACAAATTAGCGTGACAGGCAGAATGAAGCTTCGAACAGCACAGAGCAAAGGCGAACACTCTTACAGTATAATAGGGGTGATGGTGAGAAACTTGCGAGAGGCGGTGAACTGGACCCCGTAGTCCATCTGTTCCCAGTGGGTCAGAAGCCGGGCCTTGCCTTGGTCCGGAGTCTCAAACGGTGTTCCTTTTACCGTATGTAGGAGGATATACATGCACTATGGCAGAAAGAGAGTCACAGAACATCATGACCTTTGGTACAATTCCTCAAAGCTCTCTCAGCAGATGTTGTGAAACTCTTAGGACAACAGCAAGAGCTGAAGCGTTTTGGCTGCAGGACGACTAAGAAAGGTGATACAGGATGGCTCGGTTAGTCCAACATTGGCTGAAATTACAGAACCCGGAGTCAGCAATTGAACGGGCCAAAATTCAGCAAGAAAAAATGTTGCCATTTCAGAGTTTCTGCAGCTGGGGACTGTCacaaaacaaatgattattttaagCCTTTGCATCTTAAAAATCTCTTAAGAAAGCTACTTTTACACTATGACACTAATGCAATGGTTGTCCGCAAAGGCAGACTGGAAGCCAAAATGTGTCGCAGACTTGTTATGGATTGTGACGTCAGGAAATAACAAAGCTACTAACTATAGGAGTGTTTTAAGGCCGGTTCAAATAATAAAGATTTCTATAACAATAACTCTATTTTACTGTTCACATCATTGCATGATAATTtcctatttattaattattatgttgcTTTCTGATTTGAATGTTCAAGCTTTTTATAGTCTGACTGGCTGTCAATGTGTTTACCATTCATTAgcagggaaaaaaaatgaaagtgattccaaatatattgttcctctgtgtcattaaTCAATATATAGCTGTGGACTTCGCTATTCTAACCGaattaaaaagtttattaaaactttatGGTTATCCTGAACAGGCCGTTACGTGAGCAAATTAACTAACTTATAGGAGGACAAATGAATCCCATAACTATTGCTGGATGTACAAAGCAAAACTGTACAAATTCAAATGTCACTTAGATGCTTGTCTAATTAGATGAATCAAAACagactatattaaatataatataaaagtatataaaatagtaataaaaaaaatgtatataaaaatataataggaTCACTTCCAGTGAGGACAAACACAATTTGAGCACAATAATTGTTCTGTATAATGAGACACTGCATGAAATTTTCCTATTCAGTCAATATGCCACGTTAATCATTTTGCATATTTGGGGCCTATTAAGTTcataatcatttttaataaatttcagAGCTTGATGTGAAGGATAATTCGGGTACCAAACTATTTTGGTACGGTGTTGGACCACGTAACTTAGCAAAACAACCAGCACCACGGATAAACTTTCGAGCCTGGTGACATTTAGCAGCTCTTACCAAGTTGTGGATGAGGTTGGTGAGGGTCCAGACCACAGGCACGCTGACGAAGGGGATGCTGAGCAATATGACGTGTAGGAGGCCGATGCCAAGCACATAGGAGAGCCATATACCCCTGCTGTTCATCACTCGCGTGTTTGGATTGACCTCGCTGTGCGCCGTGCCCACGTTCATCCTCGCGCAGTGGAGGGACACTCACAACTACTGCGTACTTACTGTCAGACACAAGAGACACGTGGAAATGCATTTATGGGTTTAAAATTATACAACGTTCACTGACATTTAGACGCATAGACCTTAAAAAGGTCATAGGCAATATGCAGAGAGTGGAAAATCAACACCACTTCTGTAAAGGTTAAtttgttgttatttaaaatgataagCGGGACGAAGCAAGGGTCACGCAGAAACTTCACAGTACTTACGAACAAATATTCCTCTGGCTTTAAGTGTTATTGAGATATGTTCCGTTCTGGAGCCATTTTGCAATGTAGCCTTGCCGTTTTTCGCAACTTGACTCGTCTGTTTATTTCATCATGTTTGCTTTGAAGCAGTTTGTTCCCGTGCGAGCAGATGGTGACAACACAGCAAGACCTCATCGTTTCacgtcatcatttttttttttttttttttttttttttttagaactcacCTTTAGAAGGATGGGAATGTATTCATCGAGGTAACCGCTGATTGGATGATATGAGTCACGAGGAGGATGTCGCCCAATCAACGTTCGATGCGTTGATAATTTGTTGAAAAGGTGCACGCCCCCTTAACGTCACAGAAACTGCTAGTGAGAGAGATAACCCGATTATGCAAAAATACCGAGATTTATGGGTATGGTAGTTTCTTCAAACTAATTTGTACCTGTACTGTAGCAGTCTCAAGTGTCTGTTTCTGTAATAAACTGAATTGTTACAGAATTTCACAATACTTGGTACTTTGCATTACGCTATTAAAGTTGCAATGCATTTAAGTTCgccaaatgaaaattctgtcatcattgacTCTCTTTTGTTCCAAAACTGCACAAGTCATTTACTTCTTTGGGTCACTAAATGAGAAGTTAGGCAGAATGTTAGGGACTGAGAGCTTCAGTCACCATATTATGAAAATTCACAATTCATAATATGGGGGGAAAACAATGCAATGACAGAGAAAGATGACAAATGATGTCAGTAGCACTCTCCCTGACTTCTGTtctgtgttccaaagaagaaataaaaactaGCTGGTATGGATCACTGTGAGAATGAGTAACTGGTGACATGATTTTCATTCTGAAAATCattaaactgttcctttaagtatCATCATCTTGCATAACACAACTACTtatgattaaaatgtgaaattgatCAATACAGTGAAAATGAATGGAATTAAACTATAAACTGTCTTGTTTTACATTCAaagttaataatataaattactttttgttatttctactgtgcactgaagaaaaaataataatatcatggTTATTAATTCTAACAATGTTTATtgagttattttcattaaaacaaacagaTTTTTCTTCCCaaccttttgtttgtttgtttttaaatgaaggtcaCATATGAAGGTCACCTTGGAAATGCCTTTCAAGTAAAGCTAAGGAAGGCTCCTTATTTGAGAATATCATACTATGAAATCtatcaaataaacatgaatattttgATCATCCAAAGGTTAAATCTAAAAGAGTGAAATTCATACAAACTTTAAAACAACACATTCAATATATGTTGAATTATGTTGAAtgatttatgtcattttattatttctttttaaactatGACTGTAATGTgtggaggaaaacaaaaacaaaatcataataaatataggctaacttaaaaactttattttctataatGTATACCTTTCAATTAAGctctaattttgtaaaaaaataaaaaaaataataataataataataataataatgatgacgatgatttatattaaaatatgatatgatgatatgaatgcactgtaagttgctttggataaaagcttctgctaaatgcataaatttaatttttctatttaatttaatttaaataagaaataccATTTATGACCAGGCCAGTCCACTATGAAGATAATGTTATTCTGAACCTTTATCTATTGATGCTGCACACCTCAGCCACCTAAAACAAGATTAAATTCTTTCACAATGAAAAACAGAGGATGTTTCGCAGTCATGCATAACCTAAAAGCTACATAACTGACTCAAAATTGCTATATTTGAACAATTTGTAACAGGTATATTCATGATGTCAGCTCATCATTGCAGTAGTCCTGTAATATTGCACAGCTCATTGTTATATAGCCCTTCAATCCTACACTTTGCAGTATGTGAAGCTAATGCTCTAACAGATGCTATAAGGACA includes these proteins:
- the LOC113056083 gene encoding ORM1-like protein 3 → MNVGTAHSEVNPNTRVMNSRGIWLSYVLGIGLLHVILLSIPFVSVPVVWTLTNLIHNLCMYILLHTVKGTPFETPDQGKARLLTHWEQMDYGVQFTASRKFLTITPIILYFLTSFYTKYDRVHFIINTISLLTVLVPKLPQFHGVRLFGINKY